The Perca fluviatilis chromosome 2, GENO_Pfluv_1.0, whole genome shotgun sequence genome includes a region encoding these proteins:
- the ulk2 gene encoding serine/threonine-protein kinase ULK2 has protein sequence MLPTSAQHQLDHQPVIMETVGDFEYSRKDLVGHGAFAVVFKGRHRKKTDWEVAIKSINKKNLSKSQILLGKEIKILKELQHENIVALYDVQETPNSVFLVMEYCNGGDLADYLQAKGTLREDTLRVFLQQIAAAMRILNSKGIIHRDLKPQNILLSYVGRKKSNISGIRIKIADFGFARYLQSNMMAATLCGSPMYMAPEVIMSQNYDAKADLWSIGTVIYQCLVGKPPFQANSPQDLRMFYEKNKNLQPIIPRETSQQLGDLLLGLLQRNQKDRMDFDAFFSHPFLEPSSTIKKSCPVPVPSTSNAVTDSSCGSSPCIRYNSPPSLPDMQTLAEDGLSSPPLGPPNFLQLSKESAGSTSSKNSSSDTDDFVLVPHISNDSYDQPMGVVRRTSSDFLMCGGQPQPTPGQTPIVSPRAETTPIPVPTQIRNYQRIKQNLSSSPTTTLYSSPRSGTVRRSNTSPMGFPKVGSGSPSSADVPQAVGRRLSTGSSRPYSPSPLVGTIPEQLGHCCCHMQNHEPRSRSSSGGSPVPSSQLLGARLQSAPALTDFYQTRQKLHKQLSDPVQPSSSSSCSHSPQLGRPANLGSSPTKLLGSSPRTSDWLQKSPLPTIIGSPTKTISAPFKIPKTQASCNLMALADSPVPTKTLADARDICAHHCSPYFTGRPAAPEASRTFGRSVSTGRLSEQPIRITLGGQAYQGSNDSLNTERPMDTAPAGPSGLVQVGSVSPRTVLFTVGSPPNSSTPPTCSHLGTRPRTTSVGSNSSAGSLCSTSGRVYVGSPPGMAMGCSPPGGFGGGQIVPSTEGAPSSLRYVPYGTSPPSLEGFITFEAPELPEETLMEREHTDTLMHLRMMLSFTDCVLEMAAVRAGGTELGVSAASLYPPQDSVVVDQISQLSREWGQVEQLVLYMKAAQLLASSLHLAKAQIKSAKLNPSTAVKQVVKSLNERYKSCISLCRRLTDRLNHFFSDKQRFVDEINSVTAEKLIYNHAVEMVQSAALDEMFKQTEDIAYRYSKAAMLLDGLSKILQDPTDIENVVKYKASVDRRISALCYCTVTLYE, from the exons GAAACGCCCAACTCTGTTTTTCTGGTCATGGAG TACTGTAATGGAGGTGATCTTGCCGACTATCTGCAAG CTAAGGGGACACTGAGAGAAGACACACTGAGGGTTTTCCTCCAGCAGATTGCTGCCGCCATGCGCATCCTCAACAGCAAAGGAATCATCCACCGTGACCTGAAACCACAGAACATCCTGCTGTCGTATGTGGGTCGCAAGAAGTCCAACATCAGTGGCATCCGCATCAAAATAG CTGACTTTGGCTTTGCACGATACCTCCAGAGCAACATGATGGCAGCCACACTATGTGGGTCACCCATGTACATG GCCCCAGAGGTCATCATGTCCCAGAACTATGATGCCAAGGCCGACCTGTGGAGCATAGGGACTGTCATTTACCAGTGTCTGGTCGGCAAGCCACCATTCCAG GCCAATAGTCCCCAAGACCTGAGGATGTTCTATGAGAAGAACAAGAATCTACAACCTAT CATCCCAAGGGAGACATCCCAACAACTTGGTGACCTTCTGCTTGGTCTGCTGCAGAGGAACCAGAAAGACAGGATGGACTTTG ACGCGTTTTTCAGCCATCCTTTCCTGGAGCCATCATCCACCATCAAAAAAT CGTGTCCAGTGCCGGTCCCCAGCACCTCTAATGCAGTGACGGACAGTTCCTGTGGCAGTTCCCCATGCATCCGCTACAACTCCCCTCCT TCTCTCCCAGACATGCAGACACTAGCAGAAGATGGTCTGTCATCCCCTCCGCTCGGTCCACCCAACTTCCTGCAGCTGTCCAAAGAGTCTGCAGGAAGCACCAGCAGTAAAAACTCGTCCAGTGACACTGACGACTTTGTCCTGGTGCCTCACATCTCTAATGACAGCT aTGACCAGCCAATGGGAGTGGTTCGTCGGACGTCCAGTGACTTCCTCATGTGTGGAGG GCAGCCGCAGCCCACCCCAGGACAGACCCCCATCGTGTCCCCACGGGCTGAGACCACCCCCATCCCTGTTCCGACCCAGATCCGCAACTACCAGCGCATCAAGCAGAACCTCTCCAGCAGCCCGACGACCACACTGTACAGCTCTCCCAG GTCTGGCACAGTGAGGCGCTCCAACACTAGTCCTATGGGGTTTCCCAAGGTGGGCTCAGGGTCCCCCAGCTCTGCAGATGTCCCTCAGGCAGTAGGCAGGCGTCTCTCCACCGGCAGCTCCCGGCCCTACTCCCCCTCACCTCTCG TGGGCACCATCCCTGAGCAGCTGGGTCACTGCTGCTGTCACATGCAGAACCACGAGCCTCGCAGCCGCAGCTCCTCAGGAG GTTCCCCCGTCCCATCCTCTCAGCTCCTGGGGGCTCGGCTCCAGAGTGCCCCCGCCTTGACTGACTTCTACCAGACCAGGCAGAAACTCCACAAGCAGTTATCAGACCCTGTTCAGCCTTCTTCCTCGTCCTCCTGCAGTCATTCCCCTCAGCTCGGTCGACCAGCCAACCTTGGCTCCTCCCCCACCAAGCTCCTGGGCTCCTCCCCCCGCACGTCCGACTGGCTGCAGAAGTCCCCGCTGCCCACCATCATTGGCTCCCCGACTAAG aCTATTTCGGCACCGTTCAAGATCCCCAAAACGCAGGCGTCCTGTAACTTGATGGCACTGGCGGACAGCCCCGTGCCCACCAAGACGTTGGCAGATGCCCGGGATATCTGTGCCCACCACTGCAGCCCGTACTTCACCGGACGCCCAGCTGCCCCTGAGGCCAGCAGGACCTTTGGCAG GTCTGTTAGTACAGGTCGTCTGTCtgagcagccaatcagaatcactCTGGGTGGACAGGCCTATCAAGGCAGCAATGACAGCTTGAACACAGAGCGACCCATGGACACAG CCCCTGCAGGTCCCAGTGGGCTGGTTCAGGTTGGGTCAGTGAGTCCCCGTACTGTCCTTTTCACCGTGGGTTCACCGCCCAACAGCAGCACTCCCCCTACCTGCAGCCACCTGGGCACACGACCACGCACCACCTCAG TGGGCTCCAACAGTTCGGCCGGCTCCCTGTGCTCCACCAGCGGTCGGGTCTATGTTGGATCTCCTCCAGGCATGGCCATGGGCTGCTCTCCTCCAGGAGGTTTTGGGGGCGGGCAGATTGTCCCCAGTACTGAGGGGGCACCCAGCAGCCTGCGCTATGTTCCCTATGGGACCTCCCCTCCCAGCTTAGAGGGATTCATCACATTCGAAGCCCCTGAGCTGCCTGAGGAGACCCTCATGGAG CGTGAGCATACAGACACCCTGATGCACCTGCGGATGATGCTTTCATTCACCGACTGCGTCCTGGAGATGGCGGCAGTGCGAGCTGGAGGGACGGAGCTTGGCGTGTCGGCCGCCTCCCTCTACCCTCCCCAGGACAGTGTGGTTGTGGACCAGATCAGCCAGCTCAGCAGAGAGTGGGG GCAGGTGGAGCAGTTGGTGCTCTACATGAAGGCAGCTCAGCTCCTGGCTTCCTCTCTCCATCTGGCCAAGGCTCAGATTAAATCAGCCAAGCTCAATCCTTCCACTGCCGTCAAACAGG TGGTGAAGAGTCTTAATGAGCGCTACAAAAGCTGCATCTCCCTCTGCCGGCGGCTGACTGACAGACTCAACCACTTCTTCTCCGACAAGCAGCGCTTTGTGGACGAAATCAACAGTGTCACCGCGGAGAAGCTCATCTACAATCATGCAGTGGAGATG gttcAGTCAGCTGCTCTGGATGAGATGTTCAAGCAAACAGAAGATATAGCCTACCGCTATAGCAAGGCTGCCATGCTGCTGGACGGCCTGTCCAAGATCCTACAGGACCCCACTGACATTGAGAACGTGGTCAAGT ACAAGGCCAGCGTGGACCGCAGGATATCAGCCCTCTGCTACTGCACTGTCACACTCTACGAGTAG
- the LOC120548811 gene encoding aldehyde dehydrogenase family 3 member A2-like isoform X1 has product MVICTITLQMSREQLVVQQARRSFQTGKTKPLEYRIHQLKSLLCFISERRKDIADAVKRDLGKSEHGTELFETLGLEGEISLAMEKLAEWAAPRPVEKNLLTILDEVYVQPEPLGVVLIIGAWNYPWAVTLQPLVGAIAAGNAAVIKPSEVSSHSAKVMEELLPQYLDKDLYPVVTGGVSETQELLKQRFDHIFYTGNSTVGKLVMEAAARHLTPVTLELGGKSPCYIDKNCDINVACRRITWGKFVNCGQTCIAPDFILCEPCIQSQVVEEIQKCIKEFYTDNPETFEDYGRIINQRHFKRLMALMEGSTVAVGGDNDESQCYIAPTVLKDVTGESKVMKEEIFGPLLPIITVSGIDEAIQFINAREKPLVIYIFSNDNKLIKRVIAETSSGALLANDCLVHFTVSALPFGGVGNSGMGCYHGRHTFDQLSHLRSCLIKQLKMEGVNSMRYPPHTAKKLSWARFLLLKQVNVCRLRRMALLATLAGLAAFVAQRFLRRG; this is encoded by the exons ATGGTCATATGCACAATAACTttacag ATGTCCCGAGAACAGCTGGTTGTACAACAGGCCAGAAGGTCCTTCCAGACAGGGAAAACCAAGCCTCTGGAGTACAGGATCCACCAGTTGAAGAGCCTGCTCTGCTTCATCTCAGAGAGACGGAAAGACATTGCAGATGCCGTCAAAAGGGATCTTGGCAAG AGTGAACATGGGACAGAGCTGTTTGAGACACTGGGACTGGAGGGAGAGATCAGTCTGGCTATGGAGAAACTGGCAGAGTGGGCGGCTCCTCGGCCGGTAGAGAAGAACCTCCTCACCATATTAGATGAAGTTTATGTGCAGCCGGAGCCTCTGGGAGTGGTGCTCATCATCGGGGCCTGGAACTACCCCTGGGCTGTCACCCTCCAGCCGCTGGTTGGAGCTATCGCTGCTG GTAATGCAGCAGTAATAAAGCCATCTGAAGTCAGCTCTCACTCTGCCAAAGTGATGGAGGAACTTCTCCCCCAGTATCTAGACAAA GATCTGTACCCAGTGGTGACAGGTGGAGTGTCCGAGACCCAGGAGCTGCTGAAGCAGAGATTTGACCACATTTTCTACACCGGTAACAGCACAGTGGGGAAATTGGTGATGGAGGCTGCGGCTCGCCACCTCACCCCAGTGACCCTGGAGCTGGGAGGAAAGAGCCCCTGCTACATTGACAAGAACTGTGACATCAATGTCGCATGTCG TCGCATCACGTGGGGAAAGTTTGTCAACTGTGGCCAGACATGCATCGCTCCAGACTTTATCCTGTGTGAACCCTGCATCCAGAGCCAAGTAGTAGAAGAGATCCAGAAGTGCATCAAG GAGTTTTACACAGATAATCCAGAAACATTTGAGGACTACGGACGCATTATTAACCAGCGGCACTTTAAGAGGCTCATGGCTCTTATGGAGGGGAGCACAGTTGCTGTTGGTGGAGACAATGATGAATCCCAGTGCTACATAG CCCCCACTGTGTTGAAGGATGTGACGGGCGAATCCAAAGTGATGAAGGAGGAGATCTTTGGGCCACTGCTGCCCATCATCACAGTGAGCGGTATAGACGAGGCCATCCAGTTTATTAATGCGAGAGAAAAACCTCTGGTTATATACATCTTCTCTAATGACAATAAG CTGATCAAAAGGGTGATAGCTGAGACATCCAGCGGAGCTCTGCTGGCGAATGACTGTCTGGTACACTTTACTGTTAGTGCTCTGCCCTTTGGAGGAGTTG GTAACAGTGGTATGGGCTGTTACCACGGACGGCACACCTTTGACCAGCTGAGCCACCTGCGCAGCTGTCTGATCAAGCAGCTGAAGATGGAGGGAGTCAACAGCATGCGTTACCCCCCTCACACTGCCAAAAAGCTGAGCTGGGCCCGATTCTTACTGCTCAAGCAGGTCAATGTGTGCAGGCTGCGGCGCATGGCACTGCTGGCCACATTAGCCGGCTTGGCAGCATTTGTGGCGCAG AGATTCCTGCGGAGAGGCTGA
- the LOC120548811 gene encoding aldehyde dehydrogenase family 3 member A2-like isoform X2 gives MSREQLVVQQARRSFQTGKTKPLEYRIHQLKSLLCFISERRKDIADAVKRDLGKSEHGTELFETLGLEGEISLAMEKLAEWAAPRPVEKNLLTILDEVYVQPEPLGVVLIIGAWNYPWAVTLQPLVGAIAAGNAAVIKPSEVSSHSAKVMEELLPQYLDKDLYPVVTGGVSETQELLKQRFDHIFYTGNSTVGKLVMEAAARHLTPVTLELGGKSPCYIDKNCDINVACRRITWGKFVNCGQTCIAPDFILCEPCIQSQVVEEIQKCIKEFYTDNPETFEDYGRIINQRHFKRLMALMEGSTVAVGGDNDESQCYIAPTVLKDVTGESKVMKEEIFGPLLPIITVSGIDEAIQFINAREKPLVIYIFSNDNKLIKRVIAETSSGALLANDCLVHFTVSALPFGGVGNSGMGCYHGRHTFDQLSHLRSCLIKQLKMEGVNSMRYPPHTAKKLSWARFLLLKQVNVCRLRRMALLATLAGLAAFVAQRFLRRG, from the exons ATGTCCCGAGAACAGCTGGTTGTACAACAGGCCAGAAGGTCCTTCCAGACAGGGAAAACCAAGCCTCTGGAGTACAGGATCCACCAGTTGAAGAGCCTGCTCTGCTTCATCTCAGAGAGACGGAAAGACATTGCAGATGCCGTCAAAAGGGATCTTGGCAAG AGTGAACATGGGACAGAGCTGTTTGAGACACTGGGACTGGAGGGAGAGATCAGTCTGGCTATGGAGAAACTGGCAGAGTGGGCGGCTCCTCGGCCGGTAGAGAAGAACCTCCTCACCATATTAGATGAAGTTTATGTGCAGCCGGAGCCTCTGGGAGTGGTGCTCATCATCGGGGCCTGGAACTACCCCTGGGCTGTCACCCTCCAGCCGCTGGTTGGAGCTATCGCTGCTG GTAATGCAGCAGTAATAAAGCCATCTGAAGTCAGCTCTCACTCTGCCAAAGTGATGGAGGAACTTCTCCCCCAGTATCTAGACAAA GATCTGTACCCAGTGGTGACAGGTGGAGTGTCCGAGACCCAGGAGCTGCTGAAGCAGAGATTTGACCACATTTTCTACACCGGTAACAGCACAGTGGGGAAATTGGTGATGGAGGCTGCGGCTCGCCACCTCACCCCAGTGACCCTGGAGCTGGGAGGAAAGAGCCCCTGCTACATTGACAAGAACTGTGACATCAATGTCGCATGTCG TCGCATCACGTGGGGAAAGTTTGTCAACTGTGGCCAGACATGCATCGCTCCAGACTTTATCCTGTGTGAACCCTGCATCCAGAGCCAAGTAGTAGAAGAGATCCAGAAGTGCATCAAG GAGTTTTACACAGATAATCCAGAAACATTTGAGGACTACGGACGCATTATTAACCAGCGGCACTTTAAGAGGCTCATGGCTCTTATGGAGGGGAGCACAGTTGCTGTTGGTGGAGACAATGATGAATCCCAGTGCTACATAG CCCCCACTGTGTTGAAGGATGTGACGGGCGAATCCAAAGTGATGAAGGAGGAGATCTTTGGGCCACTGCTGCCCATCATCACAGTGAGCGGTATAGACGAGGCCATCCAGTTTATTAATGCGAGAGAAAAACCTCTGGTTATATACATCTTCTCTAATGACAATAAG CTGATCAAAAGGGTGATAGCTGAGACATCCAGCGGAGCTCTGCTGGCGAATGACTGTCTGGTACACTTTACTGTTAGTGCTCTGCCCTTTGGAGGAGTTG GTAACAGTGGTATGGGCTGTTACCACGGACGGCACACCTTTGACCAGCTGAGCCACCTGCGCAGCTGTCTGATCAAGCAGCTGAAGATGGAGGGAGTCAACAGCATGCGTTACCCCCCTCACACTGCCAAAAAGCTGAGCTGGGCCCGATTCTTACTGCTCAAGCAGGTCAATGTGTGCAGGCTGCGGCGCATGGCACTGCTGGCCACATTAGCCGGCTTGGCAGCATTTGTGGCGCAG AGATTCCTGCGGAGAGGCTGA
- the LOC120548811 gene encoding aldehyde dehydrogenase, dimeric NADP-preferring-like isoform X3, with protein sequence MKFMCSRSLWEWCSSSGPGTTPGLSPSSRWLELSLLDLYPVVTGGVSETQELLKQRFDHIFYTGNSTVGKLVMEAAARHLTPVTLELGGKSPCYIDKNCDINVACRRITWGKFVNCGQTCIAPDFILCEPCIQSQVVEEIQKCIKEFYTDNPETFEDYGRIINQRHFKRLMALMEGSTVAVGGDNDESQCYIAPTVLKDVTGESKVMKEEIFGPLLPIITVSGIDEAIQFINAREKPLVIYIFSNDNKLIKRVIAETSSGALLANDCLVHFTVSALPFGGVGNSGMGCYHGRHTFDQLSHLRSCLIKQLKMEGVNSMRYPPHTAKKLSWARFLLLKQVNVCRLRRMALLATLAGLAAFVAQRFLRRG encoded by the exons ATGAAGTTTATGTGCAGCCGGAGCCTCTGGGAGTGGTGCTCATCATCGGGGCCTGGAACTACCCCTGGGCTGTCACCCTCCAGCCGCTGGTTGGAGCTATCGCTGCTG GATCTGTACCCAGTGGTGACAGGTGGAGTGTCCGAGACCCAGGAGCTGCTGAAGCAGAGATTTGACCACATTTTCTACACCGGTAACAGCACAGTGGGGAAATTGGTGATGGAGGCTGCGGCTCGCCACCTCACCCCAGTGACCCTGGAGCTGGGAGGAAAGAGCCCCTGCTACATTGACAAGAACTGTGACATCAATGTCGCATGTCG TCGCATCACGTGGGGAAAGTTTGTCAACTGTGGCCAGACATGCATCGCTCCAGACTTTATCCTGTGTGAACCCTGCATCCAGAGCCAAGTAGTAGAAGAGATCCAGAAGTGCATCAAG GAGTTTTACACAGATAATCCAGAAACATTTGAGGACTACGGACGCATTATTAACCAGCGGCACTTTAAGAGGCTCATGGCTCTTATGGAGGGGAGCACAGTTGCTGTTGGTGGAGACAATGATGAATCCCAGTGCTACATAG CCCCCACTGTGTTGAAGGATGTGACGGGCGAATCCAAAGTGATGAAGGAGGAGATCTTTGGGCCACTGCTGCCCATCATCACAGTGAGCGGTATAGACGAGGCCATCCAGTTTATTAATGCGAGAGAAAAACCTCTGGTTATATACATCTTCTCTAATGACAATAAG CTGATCAAAAGGGTGATAGCTGAGACATCCAGCGGAGCTCTGCTGGCGAATGACTGTCTGGTACACTTTACTGTTAGTGCTCTGCCCTTTGGAGGAGTTG GTAACAGTGGTATGGGCTGTTACCACGGACGGCACACCTTTGACCAGCTGAGCCACCTGCGCAGCTGTCTGATCAAGCAGCTGAAGATGGAGGGAGTCAACAGCATGCGTTACCCCCCTCACACTGCCAAAAAGCTGAGCTGGGCCCGATTCTTACTGCTCAAGCAGGTCAATGTGTGCAGGCTGCGGCGCATGGCACTGCTGGCCACATTAGCCGGCTTGGCAGCATTTGTGGCGCAG AGATTCCTGCGGAGAGGCTGA
- the LOC120548823 gene encoding aldehyde dehydrogenase, dimeric NADP-preferring-like translates to MERQAVKRAREAFLSGRTRPLEFRLQQLHALQRMLTEKETEISTALKQDINRSQYDTPLLEVIGIENEIKLATEKLAEWAAPRPVERNLLTISDEVYIQPEPLGVVLIIGAWNYPWALTLLPLVGAIAAGNAAVVKPSELSEFSSLLLRALLPRYLDKDLYPVVTGGVSETQELLKLRFDHVFYTGSGTVGKVVMEAAARHLTPVTLELGGKSPCYIDKDCDIRVACRRITWGKFVNCGQTCIAPDFILCEPCIQGQVVDRIRQTLLEFYGADPKCSPDYGRIINQRHFIRIMGLMEGYTPVVGGQSDASQRYIAPTVLKDVPPHSRMMQEEIFGPLLPIVAVSDMDDAIRFINEREKPLALYIFCSDKKATKRMIEETSSGGVTVNDVMMHYTLSSLPFGGVGQSGMGRYHGKHTFDQLSHQRACLVRSLGMESVNLARYPPQDRRRARRVRMALKSPMVDMSKRTFIWAVVATIISFALFITLLVILLIASGLNCTCWYWRGFYN, encoded by the exons ATGGAGAGGCAGGCGGTGAAGCGGGCCAGGGAGGCCTTCCTGAGCGGCAGGACTCGGCCTCTGGAGTTCAGACTGCAGCAGCTTCATGCCCTGCAGAGGATGCTCACTGAGAAAGAGACCGAGATCTCCACTGCTCTAAAACAGGATATCAACAGG AGCCAGTACGACACACCGCTCTTGGAGGTCATTGGCATTGAGAATGAGATCAAGCTGGCTACAGAGAAACTGGCGGAGTGGGCGGCTCCACGGCCGGTTGAGAGGAACCTCCTCACCATATCGGATGAGGTTTACATCCAGCCGGAGCCTCTGGGAGTGGTGCTCATCATCGGGGCCTGGAACTACCCCTGGGCCCTCACCCTGCTGCCCCTGGTTGGGGCTATCGCTGCTG GCAACGCAGCGGTGGTGAAGCCATCCGAGCTCAGCGAGTTctcgtccctcctcctccgGGCTCTGCTGCCTCGCTATCTGGACAAG GATCTGTACCCGGTTGTAACGGGTGGAGTGTCAGAGACCCAGGAGCTGCTGAAGCTCAGGTTTGACCACGTCTTCTACACAGGCAGCGGCACAGTGGGGAAAGTAGTGATGGAGGCTGCGGCTCGCCACCTCACCCCAGTGACCCTGGAGCTGGGAGGGAAAAGCCCCTGCTACATCGACAAGGACTGTGACATCAGAGTCGCCTGCCG TCGTATCACTTGGGGAAAGTTTGTCAACTGCGGTCAGACGTGCATCGCTCCAGACTTCATCCTGTGTGAACCCTGCATCCAGGGCCAAGTGGTGGATCGCATCCGGCAAACTCTCTTG GAATTTTATGGCGCTGATCCCAAATGCTCGCCAGACTACGGCCGAATCATCAACCAGCGTCATTTCATCAGAATCATGGGTCTGATGGAGGGTTACACCCCTGTGGTGGGGGGACAGAGTGATGCCTCACAGCGCTACATTG CCCCAACAGTGCTGAAGGACGTGCCCCCTCACTCCAGGATGATGCAGGAGGAGATTTTCGGCCCCCTGCTGCCTATAGTGGCTGTGAGTGACATGGATGATGCCATCCGCTTCATCAACGAGAGAGAGAAACCTCTGGCACTCTACATCTTCTGCTCTGATAAGAAG GCAACAAAAAGGATGATTGAGGAGACCTCAAGTGGAGGAGTTACAGTCAATGACGTTATGATGCACTACACACTCAGCTCGCTCCCGTTTGGTGGTGTTG GTCAGAGTGGTATGGGCCGCTACCATGGTAAACACACTTTTGACCAGCTGAGCCACCAGAGGGCGTGCCTGGTCCGCTCTCTGGGCATGGAGAGTGTCAACCTGGCCCGGTACCCTCCTCAGGACCGCCGGCGGGCGCGGAGGGTGCGGATGGCACTCAAATCACCCATGGTCGACATGTCCAAGAGGACGTTCATCTGGGCCGTCGTTGCCACCATCATCAGCTTCGCCCTGTTCATCACGCTGCTGGTCATCCTGCTCATAGCTTCAGGCCTCAACTGTACCTGCTGGTACTGGAGAGGCTTTTATAACTAG